In Ctenopharyngodon idella isolate HZGC_01 chromosome 2, HZGC01, whole genome shotgun sequence, the following are encoded in one genomic region:
- the clul1 gene encoding clusterin-like protein 1, giving the protein MRALIFSLVLLATLGAFHCSPDTALPPISANTLKRLSLEGEKLVDQEVSKALYGIKQMKEVMARNEEKHTNLMMSLRHSGEKKKGAAEIAQDIEKKLNEAEQQCRESLKTSWEECRPCLEDTCKNFYTNTCRRGFATFTNKLQNFFQRLSTRFGPRDTQDEVALNQSAENPDLEVVRIEDSFSNLLTKVGTLVNRSVVLVSHFHHELDQALRRAFSPELQEDKESELALKPANKALDSAFLEGVGLDDVLESFFDFGRSVLEEFGAVITQAFSDIHDAGMKTEKEEERKLFPQFLQNKRLCRDLRRKSSECWQLQSKCEACQGTLFTECPNVRELHIELDEASQLLEASKQQYEEMLGIVQRHTDDTISWLSNMASDFGWVTELANNNTTPESIFSIATVVAQIKEGNNTPAADTTVEVNILNSPTLTLTVPAGLRLQDPAFIQYVAQEALGMYKQMARHDDV; this is encoded by the exons ATGAGGGCGTTGATCTTTTCTCTGGTTTTACTGGCGACTCTGGGGGCCTTTCATTGTTCCCCTGATACCGCCCTTCCTCCGATATCAGCCAACACTCTCAAAC GCCTGTCTCTGGAAGGGGAGAAGCTGGTAGATCAGGAGGTCAGCAAGGCACTGTACGGAATCAAACAAATGAAGGAGGTGATGGCCAGGAATGAAGAGAAACATACAAACCTCATGATGTCTCTCAGGCACAGCGGggagaagaaaaaa GGGGCAGCAGAGATTGCACAGGATATAGAAAAGAAGTTGAATGAAGCCGAGCAGCAGTGCAGAGAGTCTCTGAAGACCTCCTGGGAGGAATGTCGACCTTGTCTCGAGGACACCTGTAAGAACTTCTATACGAACACCTGCCGCCGCGGATTCGCCACTTTCACCAATAAG ctaCAGAACTTCTTCCAAAGACTGAGCACTCGCTTTGGCCCTCGTGATACTCAGGACGAGGTAGCATTGAACCAGAGTGCAGAGAATCCTGACCTGGAGGTGGTGAGAATCGAGGACTCCTTCAGCAACCTGCTCACCAAAGTGGGAACCCTGGTCAATCGCAGTGTGGTGCTGGTCTCCCACTTCCACCATGAGCTGGACCAGGCCCTACGCAGAGCCTTCAGCCCTGAGCTTCAGGAAGACAAAGAGAGTGAGCTGGCTCTCAAGCCTGCCAACAAAGCTCTGGATTCTGCCTTTCTGGAGGGTGTGGGCCTGGACGATGTGCTGGAGTCTTTCTTTGACTTTGGCAGAAGTGTGCTGGAGGAGTTTGGGGCCGTAATCACACAAGCCTTCAGTGACATTCATGATGCTGGGATGAAGACGGAGAAGGAGGAAG AGAGGAAACTCTTCCCTCAGTTTCTGCAGAACAAGAGACTGTGCAGAGATCTGCGCAGAAAGTCCTCGGAGTGCTGGCAGCTGCAGAGCAAGTGTGAGGCCTGCCAGGGAACCTTGTTTACTG AATGCCCAAATGTAAGAGAGCTGCACATCGAGTTGGATGAGGCCTCGCAGCTGTTGGAGGCGTCCAAGCAGCAGTATGAGGAGATGCTGGGCATCGTGCAACGCCATACTGATGACACCATCAGCTGGCTCAGCAACATGGCCTCCGACTTTGGTTGGGTGACCGAGCTTGCCAATAACAACACCACTCCTGAGAGCATCTTCAGCATTGCCACG GTGGTGGCACAGATTAAGGAGGGCAACAACACTCCAGCAGCAGACACTACAGTGGAAGTGAATATTCTAAACTCCCCCACTCTCACCCTGACCGTTCCTGCGGGTCTCAGGCTGCAGGATCCCGCCTTCATCCAGTATGTGGCACAGGAGGCTCTGGGCATGTACAAGCAGATGGCCAG gcATGATGATGTGTAA